In Prunus dulcis chromosome 2, ALMONDv2, whole genome shotgun sequence, a single genomic region encodes these proteins:
- the LOC117619789 gene encoding conserved oligomeric Golgi complex subunit 4-like, whose product MEPDQPSIKFGTQEALSHVRALTDVGAMTRLLHECIAYQRSLDLDLDNLLSQRTDLDKQLLSLHRSSTVLDIVKADSDHVLANVTSTCDLADHVSAKVRELDLAQSRVKSTLLRLEAIVELGNCIDGVKQALDTQDYESAAKYVQRFIQIDSEYRDSGSEQREQLMESKRQLESIIRKKLSEAVDQREHPTVLRFIRLYTPLGLETEGLQVYVGYLRKVIGMRSRLEFEHLVELMEQNNPIQTVNFVGCLTNLFKDIVLAVEDNDEILRGLCGEDGVVYAICELQEECDTRGSLILKKYMEYRRLPKLSSEINAQNKNLLNVGGVGVGSEGPDPREVELFLEEILSLMQLGEDYTEFMVSKIKGFTNVDPDLGPRATKAFRSGSFSKVVQEITGFYVILEGFFMVENVRKAIRIDEQGPDSLMTSMVDDVFYVLQSCLRRAISTLNISSVIAVLSGASSLLSNEYHEALQQKMREPNLGAKLFLGGVGVQKTGTEIATVLNNLDVSSEYVLKLKHEIEEQCLEVFPAPVDREKVKSCLSELGNISNTFKQALNAGLEQLVATVAPRLRPVLDHVGTISYELSEAQYANNEVNDPWVQRLLHAVEMNVAWLQPLMTANNYDSFIHLVLDFIVKRLEATMIQKRFSQLGGLQLDRDARALVSHFSSMTQRTVRDKFARLTQMATILNLEKVSEILDFWGENSGPMTWRLTPAEVRRVLSLRVDFKPEAISALKL is encoded by the exons atGGAGCCGGATCAACCGTCGATAAAATTCGGGACCCAAGAGGCGCTCTCGCACGTGCGAGCCCTGACGGACGTGGGGGCAATGACTCGCCTCCTCCACGAGTGCATAGCCTACCAGCGATCCTTAGATCTGGACCTCGACAACCTCCTCTCCCAGCGTACCGACCTCGACAAGCAGCTCCTGAGCCTCCACAGGTCCTCGACGGTCCTCGACATCGTCAAAGCTGACTCCGATCACGTGCTCGCCAACGTCACCTCCACGTGCGACCTCGCCGACCACGTCAGCGCCAAGGTCCGCGAGCTCGACCTCGCCCAATCGCGCGTCAAATCCACGCTCCTCCGCCTGGAAGCCATCGTCGAGCTCGGAAACTGCATCGACGGCGTCAAGCAAGCCCTCGACACCCAGGACTACGAGTCTGCCGCCAAGTACGTGCAGCGGTTTATTCAGATTGACTCGGAGTACAGGGACTCGGGCTCCGAGCAGCGAGAGCAGCTCATGGAGTCGAAGCGGCAGCTCGAATCGATAATCAGGAAGAAGCTCTCTGAGGCCGTGGACCAGAGGGAGCATCCAACCGTGTTGAGATTTATCAGGCTTTACACTCCGCTGGGTTTGGAGACGGAGGGCTTGCAGGTTTACGTGGGGTATTTGAGGAAGGTAATTGGGATGAGATCCAGGCTGGAATTCGAGCACTTGGTGGAGCTTATGGAGCAGAACAATCCAATCCAGACGGTCAATTTTGTTGGGTGTTTGACCAATTTGTTCAAGGACATTGTTTTAGCTGTTGAAGATAATGATGAGATCCTGAGAGGGCTTTGTGGGGAAGATGGGGTTGTTTACGCCATTTGTGAACTTCAAGAGGAGTGTGATACGAGGGGTAGTTTGATTTTGAAGAAGTACATGGAGTATAGGAGATTGCCAAAGTTGAGCTCTGAGATTAATGCCCAGAACAAGAATTTGCTTAATGTTGGTGGTGTTGGTGTTGGGTCTGAGGGGCCTGATCCTAGAGAGGTTGAGCTCTTCTTGGAAGAGATACTGTCTTTGATGCAATTGGGTGAGGATTATACTGAGTTCATGGTGTCTAAGATCAAGGGATTTACGAATGTTGACCCGGATTTAGGACCAAGAGCCACTAAGGCTTTTAGGAGTGGAAGTTTTAGCAAGGTGGTTCAGGAAATTACTGGGTTTTATGTCATATTAGAGGGTTTCTTTATGGTGGAGAATGTGAGGAAGGCTATAAGAATTGATGAGCAGGGGCCTGACAGTCTCATGACTTCGATGGTGGACGATGTTTTCTATGTCTTGCAGAGTTGCTTACGGAGGGCAATATCCACTTTGAATATCAGCTCTGTGATAGCTGTGTTGAGTGGCGCGAGTAGCTTGTTGAGCAATGAGTACCATGAGGCTTTGCAACAGAAGATGAGAGAGCCCAATCTTGGTGCAAAGCTGTTTTTGGGTGGTGTTGGTGTGCAAAAGACTGGGACGGAGATTGCCACTGTTTtgaataatttggatgtcagTAGTGAGTATGTCCTCAAATTGAAACACGAGATTGAAGAGCAATGCTTAGAG GTATTTCCTGCACCAGTTGATAGGGAAAAAGTTAAGTCCTGTCTGTCTGAATTAGGGAATATAAGCAACACATTCAAGCAAGCTTTGAATGCTGGCCTGGAACAACTTGTGGCAACGGTGGCACCCCGCCTCCGTCCGGTGCTAGATCATGTGGGGACCATTAGCTATGAGCTGTCAGAGGCTCAATATGCCAACAATGAGGTTAATGACCCTTGGGTCCAAAGGCTTCTTCATGCTGTTGAGATGAACGTAGCGTGGCTCCAGCCACTAATGACTGCCAACAATTATGACTCATTCATACATTTGGTACTTGACTTCATTGTGAAGAGGCTTGAAGCAACTATGATACAGAAGAGGTTCAGTCAACTTGGAGGCCTTCAGCTGGACAGAGATGCTAGAGCATTGGTAAGCCACTTCTCTAGTATGACTCAAAGGACTGTTAGAGACAAGTTTGCTCGTCTCACTCAAATGGCGACAATCCTCAACTTAGAAAAGGTCTCGGAGATTTTAGATTTCTGGGGTGAGAACTCAGGACCTATGACCTGGAGACTGACGCCAGCCGAGGTCAGGCGAGTATTGAGTCTGAGAGTTGATTTTAAACCTGAAGCAATTTCCGCTCTTAAGTTGTAA
- the LOC117618804 gene encoding pyruvate dehydrogenase E1 component subunit alpha-3, chloroplastic, protein MSFSATNLAQPLQLNTATPRSNDKPSLLLPKTSSFLGSTRNFRPTSLSANPSHSNAHRRSAVVAVSEAVKEKKLHASTNLLITKEEGLELYEDMVLGRSFEDMCAQMYYRGKMFGFVHLYNGQEAVSTGFIKLTKKEDSVVSTYRDHVHSLSKGVPAREVMSELFGKATGCCRGQGGSMHMFSKEYNVLGGFAFIGEGIPVATGAAFSSRYRREVLKQADCDHVTLAFFGDGTANNGQFFECLNMAALWKLPIVFVVENNLWAIGMSHLRATSDPEIWKKGPAFGMPGVHVDGMDVLKVREVAKEAIGRARRGEGPTLVECETYRFRGHSLADPDELRDPAEKAHYAARDPITALKKYILENNLATEQELKAIHKKIDELVEDAVEFADESPLPPRSQLLENVFADPKGFGIGPDGSYRCEDPKFTQGTAHV, encoded by the exons ATGTCCTTCTCTGCCACCAATTTGGCCCAGCCCCTCCAACTCAACACCGCCACCCCCAGATCCAATGACAAGCCCTCCTTGTTGTTGCCCAAGACCTCATCTTTTCTCGGATCCACCCGCAACTTCCGACCCACTTCCTTATCTGCTAACCCCAGTCACTCGAATGCCCACCGTCGATCCGCTGTCGTTGCTGTCTCCGAAGCTgtgaaggagaagaagctCCATGCATCCACCAATCTG CTTATAACAAAAGAGGAAGGCTTGGAGCTGTATGAAGACATGGTATTGGGTAGGTCTTTTGAGGACATGTGTGCTCAGATGTATTATAGAGGCAAGATGTTCGGGTTTGTTCATCTTTACAATGGCCAAGAAGCTGTGTCAACTGGGTTTATCAAGCTTACAAAGAAGGAAGATTCAGTGGTGAGCACTTACCGTGATCACGTACACTCCTTGAGTAAGGGTGTCCCTGCTCGTGAGGTGATGAGTGAGCTCTTTGGAAAGGCCACTGGTTGTTGCCGAGGCCAAGGTGGTTCAATGCACATGTTTTCAAAAGAGTACAATGTGCTTGGTGGGTTTGCATTTATTGGTGAAGGGATACCAGTAGCAACAGGTGCAGCATTCTCCTCTAGATACAGGAGGGAAGTGCTGAAACAAGCAGACTGTGATCACGTGACATTGGCCTTTTTTGGAGATGGGACTGCTAATAATGGCCAGTTCTTTGAGTGTTTGAACATGGCAGCATTGTGGAAATTGccaattgtttttgttgtggAGAACAATTTGTGGGCTATTGGAATGTCACATTTGAGGGCTACTTCTGATCCAGAAATTTGGAAGAAGGGCCCTGCATTTGGTATGCCTGGTGTTCATGTGGATGGGATGGATGTTTTGAAGGTGAGGGAGGTGGCAAAGGAGGCGATTGGAAGGGCCAGGAGAGGAGAAGGGCCAACATTGGTGGAATGTGAAACATACAGGTTCAGAGGACATTCATTGGCTGATCCCGATGAGCTTCGTGACCCTG CTGAGAAGGCACACTATGCTGCCAGAGACCCCATCACAGCCTTAAAGAAATACATACTTGAGAACAATTTGGCCACTGAACAAGAGTTGAAGGCCATACATAAGAAGATTGATGAGTTGGTTGAGGATGCTGTTGAGTTCGCAGATGAGAGCCCACTTCCACCTCGCAGCCAGCTGCTCGAGAATGTGTTTGCCGATCCAAAGGGTTTTGGAATCGGCCCTGATGGCAGCTACAGATGTGAAGATCCTAAGTTCACTCAGGGCACTGCTCATGTCTAA